From Nitrospirota bacterium, one genomic window encodes:
- a CDS encoding zinc ribbon domain-containing protein, which produces MPLYEYRCLDCHKRSTVLVLSLTNHAPPTCSHCLSPRVERMLSRFASPKSEAARLEALAEPDNLAGLDENDPQSMARFMKKVGDEMGEDLGSDLSETIEPEEAGPLELEGTDSL; this is translated from the coding sequence ATGCCGCTGTATGAATATCGATGTCTCGATTGTCACAAGCGCAGCACGGTCCTTGTCTTGAGCCTGACTAATCACGCCCCGCCAACCTGCTCCCATTGCCTAAGCCCTCGAGTGGAACGAATGCTGTCTCGGTTTGCCTCCCCAAAATCAGAAGCGGCGCGCCTGGAAGCCCTGGCTGAGCCAGACAATCTTGCCGGGCTCGATGAAAACGACCCCCAGAGCATGGCTCGATTCATGAAAAAAGTGGGAGACGAAATGGGTGAGGACCTCGGAAGCGACCTCTCGGAGACCATAGAGCCGGAAGAAGCCGGTCCTCTTGAATTGGAAGGCACTGACAGTCTGTGA
- a CDS encoding ABC transporter permease, with product MAAFVWLTIMTALRILGRNRMRAGLTMLGIVIGVAAVIAMVSIGEGAKRAVQAQIATMGTNVIIIFPGVTSASGVRGGQGSAITLTVSDALELKKRIPLLVDTGWSRRDVMQIVYGNRNWNGTINGVSPSYLTIRDWSFTSGGPFTQTDLDSAARVALVGQTIVENLFDPGEEPVGAVIRIKNVPFRVIGVLAPKGQSSQGSDQDDVIFIPFSTAERKVFGTSFIGSVAAMFGSTDQVDDLPMAAEQIREVLRARHRLQAEQNDDFTIRTQVDIGKVQEGTSETLTMMLFAIASVSLLVGGIGIMNILLVSVTERTREIGVRMAVGAKRYHIVMQFLIEAMTLSLVGGVLGIVLGVAGAKLTTLIAGWPTIISGNVIVISFFFSLVVGLFFGLYPANKAARLNPIEALRYE from the coding sequence ATGGCGGCGTTTGTCTGGCTCACGATCATGACGGCCTTGCGCATCCTGGGCCGCAATCGGATGCGTGCCGGTCTCACGATGCTGGGGATTGTCATCGGCGTTGCTGCGGTCATTGCGATGGTGAGTATCGGTGAGGGAGCCAAGCGGGCCGTGCAGGCACAGATTGCGACGATGGGGACGAATGTGATTATCATCTTTCCCGGGGTCACCTCTGCGAGTGGAGTCCGGGGAGGCCAGGGGAGCGCCATCACGCTCACCGTGTCCGACGCCCTGGAGCTGAAAAAACGCATCCCGTTGCTGGTCGATACCGGATGGTCTAGGCGGGATGTCATGCAAATCGTGTACGGGAACCGAAACTGGAACGGAACGATTAACGGCGTCTCACCGAGTTATCTCACCATTCGAGACTGGTCCTTTACGAGTGGCGGCCCCTTCACCCAGACGGATTTGGATAGCGCCGCCCGCGTCGCGCTCGTCGGCCAAACGATTGTGGAGAATCTGTTTGACCCAGGCGAAGAGCCGGTGGGTGCGGTGATTCGCATCAAGAACGTGCCGTTTCGTGTCATCGGCGTGCTTGCGCCCAAAGGCCAGTCATCGCAAGGTTCCGACCAAGACGATGTGATCTTTATCCCCTTCAGCACGGCGGAGCGAAAGGTGTTCGGAACGTCGTTTATCGGGTCCGTCGCGGCGATGTTCGGCTCGACCGATCAAGTCGATGATTTGCCGATGGCAGCTGAGCAAATTCGAGAGGTCTTGCGCGCGCGGCACCGACTTCAGGCAGAGCAAAACGATGATTTCACGATCAGGACGCAGGTCGATATCGGAAAGGTGCAGGAAGGGACCAGTGAGACCTTGACGATGATGCTCTTTGCGATTGCCTCCGTGTCCCTCTTGGTCGGGGGGATCGGTATCATGAACATCTTGCTCGTATCCGTGACGGAACGGACGAGAGAGATCGGGGTCCGTATGGCGGTCGGTGCCAAACGTTATCACATTGTGATGCAGTTCCTGATCGAGGCCATGACGTTGAGCCTGGTCGGCGGGGTGTTGGGTATTGTACTCGGAGTTGCCGGGGCGAAGTTGACGACGTTGATCGCCGGCTGGCCAACGATCATCTCCGGTAACGTCATCGTGATTTCGTTTTTCTTTTCACTCGTGGTCGGTCTCTTCTTCGGCCTGTACCCTGCGAATAAGGCTGCTCGTCTTAACCCCATCGAAGCGCTTCGGTACGAATAG
- a CDS encoding division/cell wall cluster transcriptional repressor MraZ — translation MFAGSYSCKVDEKGRFIVPSPIREQVESEGQAVVFIKGPEESTFLYSMKEWEKVLERTKASLDEEQSRLFMHHIVSESGTSELDKAGRILIPGRLRKLIPLDEDQEIVLVGMYHRMEIWNPSDWRRFISRSEERYEQNMSKIVNLL, via the coding sequence ATGTTTGCCGGTTCATATTCATGCAAAGTCGATGAGAAAGGACGGTTTATCGTCCCCTCGCCGATCCGTGAACAGGTCGAGTCCGAGGGACAGGCCGTCGTCTTCATCAAGGGCCCTGAAGAGTCGACGTTCCTCTACTCCATGAAGGAATGGGAAAAGGTCCTTGAACGGACAAAGGCCTCGCTGGACGAAGAGCAGAGCCGATTGTTTATGCACCACATCGTATCGGAATCCGGCACATCGGAACTCGACAAAGCCGGACGTATTTTGATTCCAGGCCGCCTCAGGAAGCTTATTCCCTTGGATGAGGACCAGGAAATCGTGCTGGTCGGCATGTACCATCGTATGGAAATCTGGAATCCGAGCGACTGGCGTCGTTTTATCTCACGATCGGAAGAGCGATACGAGCAGAACATGTCCAAGATCGTCAATCTCCTGTAA
- a CDS encoding ABC transporter ATP-binding protein: MASLIECDDVWKIYRVGDVDVQALRGLSLTIEQGEFVAIMGSSGSGKSTLMNMLGCLDQPTKGHYRLDGIEVGQLTPDQLAEIRNQQIGFVFQSFNLIPRTSALENAQLPLFYRGLSLKEQRAKAAEALARVGLHGREDHYPTQLSGGQQQRVAIARALVTSPSLLLADEPTGNLDTQSSQEIMRILETLNRDEGITIILVTHEVDVAAYAAREIVIKDGQILSDRKTKAGPISSPVGV; encoded by the coding sequence ATGGCTTCGCTGATCGAATGCGACGATGTGTGGAAGATCTATCGGGTCGGCGACGTGGACGTCCAAGCCTTGCGCGGTCTGAGCCTCACGATTGAGCAGGGTGAGTTCGTGGCCATCATGGGATCGTCCGGCTCCGGTAAGTCAACCTTAATGAACATGCTGGGCTGTCTCGACCAACCCACGAAAGGGCACTATCGGTTGGACGGGATCGAGGTGGGCCAGCTCACGCCCGATCAGCTGGCCGAGATTCGCAATCAGCAGATCGGGTTCGTCTTTCAGAGCTTCAATCTCATTCCCCGAACCAGCGCGCTCGAAAATGCGCAGCTTCCGTTGTTCTATCGAGGGCTCTCGCTCAAGGAGCAACGGGCGAAGGCTGCGGAGGCATTGGCACGGGTGGGGCTGCATGGCAGAGAAGACCATTACCCGACGCAGTTGTCGGGAGGACAGCAGCAGCGTGTGGCCATTGCCCGGGCATTGGTCACGTCGCCTTCGCTGCTTCTGGCCGATGAGCCGACCGGTAACCTCGATACCCAGTCGAGCCAGGAGATCATGCGAATCCTGGAAACGCTCAACCGGGATGAGGGGATCACGATCATTCTGGTGACGCATGAAGTGGATGTCGCAGCCTATGCTGCGCGCGAGATCGTGATCAAAGACGGGCAAATCTTGAGCGATCGCAAAACGAAGGCAGGGCCAATATCCAGCCCGGTGGGGGTCTAG
- a CDS encoding RusA family crossover junction endodeoxyribonuclease encodes MSHDAILFTLPVPPSINHQYATVNGRRLLSSVGRAYKAHVGQLVWLKLAQSTDRASLLSRFQSEWLALSIRFYFTSALRRDVDGGLKIAQDALCEGLGINDNRIVETHLYKHIDKDNPRIEVSLAPACSS; translated from the coding sequence ATGAGCCATGATGCGATTCTGTTCACACTCCCTGTCCCTCCAAGCATCAATCATCAATATGCCACAGTAAACGGCAGACGATTGCTCTCCTCAGTCGGTCGCGCCTATAAGGCCCATGTCGGACAACTCGTCTGGCTGAAGTTGGCGCAGTCTACCGATCGAGCCTCCTTGCTTTCACGATTCCAGTCAGAGTGGCTCGCCCTGTCTATCCGATTCTATTTCACCTCAGCCTTACGGCGAGACGTCGATGGCGGGCTCAAGATTGCGCAGGATGCTCTCTGTGAGGGACTCGGGATCAACGACAACCGCATCGTTGAAACGCACTTGTATAAACACATCGATAAGGACAACCCTCGCATCGAAGTATCCCTGGCCCCTGCCTGCAGCTCCTAA
- a CDS encoding ComF family protein — translation MLRGDIQDRLFGWCRQALRFVLPVECLACGHPLSIDPVPFFCTSCWQNIHPLRQPACARCDQPFVSEAATTYTPNHQCQNCQKRPPDFQRAWTLFPYLPPLREAICSFKYRGKHTLAKPLARLMISALPRELDIDMIIPVPLHPARLRGREFNQSLLLADQLARHMDRPVSATNLIRITATDPQTTLTRQARLNNLRKAFDVRRPQDLREKRILLVDDVFTTGTTLNECAKALRQAGSGPVFALTLARTVDAALVPDRLWAEQGPPALTHIGI, via the coding sequence ATGTTACGTGGAGACATACAGGATCGGCTCTTCGGATGGTGCCGTCAGGCTCTCCGGTTTGTGCTGCCGGTAGAATGCCTTGCCTGTGGCCATCCACTCAGCATCGATCCGGTGCCCTTTTTCTGTACATCCTGCTGGCAGAATATCCACCCGCTCCGACAACCAGCTTGTGCCCGCTGCGATCAGCCGTTTGTCTCAGAAGCGGCCACGACCTATACACCCAACCATCAATGCCAAAACTGCCAAAAACGGCCGCCAGACTTTCAACGGGCCTGGACCCTCTTCCCCTATCTCCCGCCACTACGGGAGGCCATCTGTTCGTTCAAATATCGAGGTAAACATACCCTGGCCAAGCCACTCGCACGCCTCATGATCAGCGCCCTGCCTCGTGAGCTCGACATCGACATGATCATCCCTGTGCCCTTGCACCCAGCCCGCTTACGAGGGCGCGAGTTTAACCAGTCCCTGCTGTTGGCCGATCAGCTTGCCCGGCACATGGACCGCCCGGTATCGGCCACCAACCTCATCAGGATTACCGCCACCGATCCGCAAACCACACTAACGCGACAGGCACGGTTGAACAATCTCCGGAAAGCCTTTGACGTCCGCCGGCCACAAGACCTCAGGGAGAAGCGCATCCTCCTCGTGGATGACGTCTTTACCACCGGGACCACGCTGAACGAATGTGCGAAAGCGCTGCGGCAAGCCGGCAGCGGACCAGTATTCGCACTGACCCTGGCCAGAACGGTCGATGCGGCTCTGGTGCCGGATCGCCTCTGGGCCGAGCAGGGGCCCCCAGCTCTTACACACATAGGAATATGA
- a CDS encoding ABC transporter ATP-binding protein encodes MEVSIAVVRLEQVSKIYERGGDTITGLDRVTVEVATGDFCAFIGPSGCGKSTLLNLVAGLDVPTSGEILLGGRSASRFTSDDWTRVRRETVGIIFQAFHLIPGLTAMENVAFPLLLRGERGASVQSRVEEVLELVSMTARRHHRPSELSGGEQQRVAIARAIVHRPQIILADEPTGNLDSQHGAEIIALLRSLVGHVRQTILLVTHSHAAAEAADYVWAMKDGQLVTRTSREPVRVGA; translated from the coding sequence ATGGAGGTGTCGATCGCTGTGGTGAGGCTCGAGCAGGTATCGAAAATTTATGAACGCGGCGGGGATACCATCACCGGGCTCGATCGGGTCACGGTCGAGGTGGCAACGGGTGATTTCTGCGCATTTATCGGTCCCAGCGGCTGTGGGAAGAGTACGTTGCTCAATCTAGTAGCAGGGTTAGATGTGCCGACCTCGGGGGAAATTCTCCTTGGAGGGAGGTCGGCCAGTCGATTTACCAGCGACGATTGGACGAGAGTCAGGCGGGAAACCGTCGGGATTATCTTTCAAGCGTTCCATTTGATTCCCGGGCTTACGGCAATGGAGAATGTCGCGTTTCCTTTGTTGCTCAGAGGAGAGCGAGGGGCATCGGTTCAATCGCGGGTCGAGGAAGTGCTTGAGTTGGTCTCGATGACCGCACGGCGGCACCATCGCCCTAGCGAACTCTCCGGTGGGGAGCAGCAGCGTGTGGCGATTGCGCGAGCGATCGTACATCGGCCTCAGATCATCCTCGCCGACGAGCCGACCGGGAATCTGGATTCCCAGCATGGGGCCGAGATCATCGCACTCCTTCGCTCGCTCGTTGGGCATGTCCGTCAAACCATTTTGTTGGTCACCCACAGCCACGCGGCTGCGGAGGCCGCTGATTATGTCTGGGCCATGAAGGATGGGCAGCTCGTGACGAGAACGTCGCGCGAGCCTGTCCGGGTAGGAGCCTAA
- a CDS encoding dihydroorotate oxidase: protein MDLSTTIAGVRFPSCFMNASGALCVTREELLALGRSRAGAIVTKSMTVEPRDGNPSPRYYGFPGGSINSMGLPNLGYKAYAALIPELKTLGKPVIASVAGLCEDDFPTIAAVINAAKPDLIEVNLSCPNIPGKPQIGYDAEASERLLKRVRKVITVPMGVKLPPYFDPAHHKVMGEVIGRCGVDFLNLINSVGNGLVVDPDREEVVIKPKGGFGGLGGTIIKPVALANVRAFWKIFEGRISIIGTGGVVNGVDAFEHILCGASAVQIGTVLVEEGVEVFGRLERELVAQCGKKGYTKLEDCRGKLKEL from the coding sequence ATGGATCTTTCGACTACGATTGCCGGCGTACGATTTCCCAGTTGTTTCATGAACGCCTCGGGGGCGCTCTGTGTGACGCGTGAAGAACTGTTGGCCCTTGGCCGATCTCGTGCCGGCGCCATCGTCACCAAGTCGATGACGGTTGAGCCTCGTGACGGAAATCCGTCGCCCCGGTACTATGGATTTCCCGGCGGGTCCATCAACTCCATGGGTTTGCCGAATCTCGGGTACAAGGCCTATGCCGCGCTCATTCCAGAGTTGAAGACACTTGGCAAGCCGGTGATTGCCAGTGTGGCAGGTCTTTGCGAAGACGATTTTCCGACGATCGCAGCTGTCATCAATGCGGCCAAGCCGGACTTGATCGAGGTCAATCTCTCCTGCCCCAACATCCCGGGCAAACCGCAGATCGGTTATGACGCCGAAGCTTCCGAGCGATTGCTGAAGCGCGTTCGCAAAGTTATTACGGTTCCGATGGGGGTGAAACTGCCGCCCTACTTCGATCCGGCCCATCACAAAGTAATGGGCGAGGTGATCGGCCGTTGCGGGGTCGATTTCCTCAACCTGATTAATTCGGTCGGCAACGGGCTGGTCGTCGATCCGGACCGCGAGGAGGTCGTCATCAAGCCGAAGGGCGGCTTTGGCGGACTGGGTGGAACGATCATCAAGCCGGTTGCGCTGGCCAACGTGCGGGCGTTTTGGAAGATCTTCGAAGGCCGCATCTCGATCATCGGGACCGGCGGCGTGGTCAATGGCGTGGATGCCTTCGAGCATATACTCTGCGGCGCGTCAGCGGTGCAGATCGGGACGGTCTTGGTTGAGGAAGGGGTCGAGGTGTTTGGCCGATTGGAACGGGAGCTGGTAGCACAGTGTGGCAAGAAGGGCTATACGAAGTTGGAGGATTGCAGAGGAAAACTGAAGGAATTGTAG
- a CDS encoding helix-turn-helix domain-containing protein, which yields MAKEPKSELMTAEETCQYLKITTRTLYRYLRSRQIPAFKLGKEWRFVRSDLEQWIRDRTRTPQAS from the coding sequence ATGGCCAAAGAGCCCAAGAGCGAGCTGATGACGGCGGAGGAGACCTGCCAATACCTCAAGATCACCACCCGGACGCTCTATCGATATCTACGGAGTCGCCAGATACCCGCCTTCAAGCTTGGGAAAGAATGGCGATTCGTACGTTCGGATCTGGAGCAATGGATTCGCGATCGAACCAGAACGCCGCAAGCCTCGTAA
- a CDS encoding DUF3391 domain-containing protein, which yields MRKQIPLRQLRVGMYVAGIECSWFRSPFLTHRFLVQRVEQIEHLRRSNIQTVDIDTSKGLDVTSLPIEEETLHTIGLLTSTQAPPSHDTPRSVSSLNQELTMAREARDKLAQSVKTVFDDISKTGTANPGLINDAIQEITIVARTLSTHAAFMAMSQGRQFDASFNNHSLAVCTLSMILGQSLGYDLMQLHELATGALLHDIGLLQLPRHLYQTSAPLSGEDLETFRHHPRLGAIAIEAQRGFSQTVRQIAAEHHVAPDGHGYPSEASAGSTAEASRIVMIADRYDELLTGFGGLRPLPSHAAIQHLFQEGEFGRLDLSLVSVFIKLVGIYPVYSFVELNTKEQGMITTINPARLHQPIVALTYDQTGSPYRNPITVDLSNQEQSPPRSIARVVTSESDEASHAA from the coding sequence ATGCGCAAGCAGATCCCTCTGCGTCAACTTCGGGTTGGAATGTATGTGGCCGGTATCGAATGTTCCTGGTTCAGGAGCCCCTTCCTGACACACCGGTTTCTGGTTCAAAGGGTCGAGCAGATCGAGCACTTGCGGCGATCCAACATCCAAACCGTAGACATCGACACCTCCAAAGGGCTCGACGTCACGTCTTTACCGATTGAGGAAGAAACCCTTCACACAATTGGCCTGCTGACCTCCACCCAAGCGCCCCCAAGCCACGACACACCCCGCTCAGTGAGTTCACTGAACCAGGAACTGACGATGGCTCGAGAAGCGCGAGACAAACTGGCTCAATCGGTCAAAACCGTCTTTGACGACATCAGTAAAACAGGCACCGCAAATCCCGGACTGATCAACGACGCGATACAGGAAATCACCATCGTCGCACGAACCCTCAGCACCCACGCTGCATTTATGGCGATGAGCCAGGGGCGACAGTTCGATGCCTCCTTCAACAACCATAGTCTTGCCGTCTGCACCCTGTCGATGATACTCGGCCAATCACTCGGCTATGACCTGATGCAACTCCACGAGTTGGCGACCGGCGCGCTCCTCCATGACATCGGTCTGTTACAACTTCCCCGTCACCTATACCAAACCTCGGCGCCCCTCTCCGGTGAAGACCTCGAAACCTTTCGTCATCACCCAAGACTCGGCGCCATTGCCATCGAAGCACAACGCGGGTTTTCCCAGACCGTCCGCCAAATAGCGGCAGAACACCATGTCGCCCCGGATGGGCACGGCTATCCCTCCGAAGCATCGGCTGGCTCAACGGCAGAAGCGAGTCGCATTGTGATGATTGCAGATCGATACGATGAGCTGCTGACCGGATTCGGAGGTCTCCGACCGCTGCCGTCCCACGCAGCAATTCAACACCTATTCCAAGAAGGAGAATTCGGACGTCTCGACCTGAGTCTTGTGTCCGTCTTCATCAAGTTGGTTGGCATCTACCCCGTCTACAGTTTTGTGGAGCTCAATACGAAAGAGCAGGGGATGATCACCACCATTAATCCCGCCAGGCTCCATCAACCGATCGTCGCGTTAACCTACGACCAGACGGGCAGCCCCTACCGAAATCCGATTACGGTTGACCTCTCCAATCAGGAACAGTCTCCTCCACGCTCTATTGCACGTGTGGTGACATCAGAATCGGACGAGGCAAGTCACGCAGCATAA